The DNA region CGTTTGACGGTCGTACGCCGACGCCGCAGCGCCTCGTGGAACGCGTCGTCGTCGAACAGCGGGTCCAGCGGGTCGCGGGCGATGTGCGCGATGACGTCGGGCAGCCCGTCGGGCGACGTGTCGTGCAACGACAGTCCGCCGAAGGTCCGTTGGTCGACGAAGCGGAGCTCGGTGTGGAGGTCGTCCTCGAACCGGACGCGGATGCGCAGATGTTTCTCGTCGGCGGCGTCCTGCGACTGGACGAGGAGCTGCCCGCTCATCCCGAGGTGCGCGAGAACGGCACTCGGGGAGTCGGCGAGCGGCAGCCAGAGGTACTTGCCGCGACGCTGGGCCAGCCCGATCCGGTGCCCCTTGAGCCGGGCCCCGAAGTCCTCGCCGCCCGCGATGTGCCGGCGCACCGCGCGCGGGTGTAGCACCTGGACGTCGGCGACGATCCGTCCGCTGACCCAGCGCTCGAGGCCCCGTCGTACG from Streptomyces sp. NBC_00258 includes:
- the mutM gene encoding bifunctional DNA-formamidopyrimidine glycosylase/DNA-(apurinic or apyrimidinic site) lyase — encoded protein: MPELPEVEVVRRGLERWVSGRIVADVQVLHPRAVRRHIAGGEDFGARLKGHRIGLAQRRGKYLWLPLADSPSAVLAHLGMSGQLLVQSQDAADEKHLRIRVRFEDDLHTELRFVDQRTFGGLSLHDTSPDGLPDVIAHIARDPLDPLFDDDAFHEALRRRRTTVKRALLDQSLISGVGNIYADEALWRARLHYERPTTGFTRPRTAELLGHVRDVMNAALAVGGTSFDSLYVNVNGESGYFDRSLDAYGREGEPCRRCGTIMRRRPWMNRSSYFCPRCQRPPRAVS